One genomic region from Pecten maximus chromosome 5, xPecMax1.1, whole genome shotgun sequence encodes:
- the LOC117327742 gene encoding dual specificity protein phosphatase 14-like, whose translation MNLEMFNQIASITDHLYLSSAAAVKPDRIRAVGITHIINCTLDIPNLHLPTIECIQIHVEDAAHARLSIYFDRCADKIHQVHNRGGRTLVHCVAGVSRSASLCIAYLMKYHRLKLVDAYNHVKARRPVIRPNAGFWTQLIDFEHRLFGRNSVRMIQTSFGWIPDVYKEETKHMVRFPSRRY comes from the coding sequence ATGAATCTAGAGATGTTCAATCAAATCGCCTCAATTACCGACCACCTGTACTTAAGCAGTGCAGCGGCGGTCAAACCGGACAGGATCCGAGCAGTGGGAATCACTCACATCATCAACTGTACGTTAGATATCCCTAACCTCCACCTGCCTACTATAGAATGCATCCAGATACACGTGGAGGACGCGGCGCACGCGCGCCTCTCTATCTATTTCGATAGGTGTGCGGACAAAATTCACCAAGTCCATAATCGTGGCGGAAGGACATTAGTGCATTGTGTAGCAGGCGTGAGTCGGTCGGCTAGTCTATGCATTGCATACCTCATGAAATATCATAGGTTAAAGTTGGTGGATGCATATAATCACGTGAAGGCTCGGCGTCCAGTGATTCGTCCAAATGCAGGATTCTGGACTCAGTTGATTGACTTTGAACATAGGCTGTTCGGAAGAAACTCTGTAAGAATGATACAGACTAGCTTCGGGTGGATTCCTGACGTGTACAAAGAGGAGACCAAGCATATGGTTAGATTTCCATCCCGTCGTTACTAA